A window from Symphalangus syndactylus isolate Jambi chromosome 22, NHGRI_mSymSyn1-v2.1_pri, whole genome shotgun sequence encodes these proteins:
- the FBXO44 gene encoding F-box only protein 44 isoform X2 produces MAVGNINELPENILLELFTHVPARQLLLNCRLVCSLWRDLIDLVTLWKRKCLREGFITEDWDQPVADWKIFYFLRSLHRNLLHNPCAEEGFEFWSLDVNGGDEWKVEDLSRDQRKEFPNDQHLPQVPGGGPQGRRVLGGADGYHTAGHRGQGLVRSQARLRVQVPAVRSAPVVRARASGDLPARPGDHPAEERCQVEGGLPHILQLPARRPLHLVSARRRGHSLLGRLVRPEGHQQQHHHRAPAALTPPEPPSAEP; encoded by the exons ATGGCTGTGGGGAACATCAACGAGCTGCCCGAGAACATCCTGCTGGAGCTGTTCACACACGTGCCCGCCCGCCAGCTGCTGCTGAACTGCCGCCTGGTCTGCAGCCTCTGGCGGGACCTCATCGACCTCGTGACTCTCTGGAAACGCAAGTGCCTGCGAGAGGGCTTCATCACCGAGGACTGGGACCAGCCCGTGGCTGACTGGAAGATCTTCTACTTCTTACGGAGCCTGCACAGGAACCTCCTGCACAACCCGTGCGCTGAAG AGGGGTTCGAGTTCTGGAGCCTGGATGTGAATGGAGGCGATGAGTGGAAGGTGGAGGATCTCTCTCGAGACCAGAGGAAGGAATTCCCCAATGACCAG CACCTGCCTCAAGTCCCAGGTGGTGGACCTCAAGGCCGAAGGGTATTGGGAGGAGCTGATGGATACCACACGGCCGGACATCGAGGTCAAGGACTG GTTCGCAGCCAGGCCAGATTGCGGGTCCAAGTACCAGCTGTGCGTTCAGCTCCTGTCGTCCGCGCACGCGCCTCTGGGGACCTTCCAGCCAGACCCGGCGACCATCCAGCAGAAGAGCGATGCCAAGTGGAGGGAG GTCTCCCACACATTCTCCAACTACCCGCCCGGCGTCCGCTACATCTGGTTTCAGCACGGCGGCGTGGACACTCATTACTGGGCCGGCTGGTACGGCCCGAGGGTCACCAACAGCAGCATCACCATCGGGCCCCCGCTGCCCTGACACCCCCTGAGCCCCCATCTGCTGAACCCTGA
- the FBXO44 gene encoding F-box only protein 44 isoform X4, protein MAVGNINELPENILLELFTHVPARQLLLNCRLVCSLWRDLIDLVTLWKRKCLREGFITEDWDQPVADWKIFYFLRSLHRNLLHNPCAEEGFEFWSLDVNGGDEWKVEDLSRDQRKEFPNDQVRSQARLRVQVPAVRSAPVVRARASGDLPARPGDHPAEERCQVEGGLPHILQLPARRPLHLVSARRRGHSLLGRLVRPEGHQQQHHHRAPAALTPPEPPSAEP, encoded by the exons ATGGCTGTGGGGAACATCAACGAGCTGCCCGAGAACATCCTGCTGGAGCTGTTCACACACGTGCCCGCCCGCCAGCTGCTGCTGAACTGCCGCCTGGTCTGCAGCCTCTGGCGGGACCTCATCGACCTCGTGACTCTCTGGAAACGCAAGTGCCTGCGAGAGGGCTTCATCACCGAGGACTGGGACCAGCCCGTGGCTGACTGGAAGATCTTCTACTTCTTACGGAGCCTGCACAGGAACCTCCTGCACAACCCGTGCGCTGAAG AGGGGTTCGAGTTCTGGAGCCTGGATGTGAATGGAGGCGATGAGTGGAAGGTGGAGGATCTCTCTCGAGACCAGAGGAAGGAATTCCCCAATGACCAG GTTCGCAGCCAGGCCAGATTGCGGGTCCAAGTACCAGCTGTGCGTTCAGCTCCTGTCGTCCGCGCACGCGCCTCTGGGGACCTTCCAGCCAGACCCGGCGACCATCCAGCAGAAGAGCGATGCCAAGTGGAGGGAG GTCTCCCACACATTCTCCAACTACCCGCCCGGCGTCCGCTACATCTGGTTTCAGCACGGCGGCGTGGACACTCATTACTGGGCCGGCTGGTACGGCCCGAGGGTCACCAACAGCAGCATCACCATCGGGCCCCCGCTGCCCTGACACCCCCTGAGCCCCCATCTGCTGAACCCTGA
- the FBXO44 gene encoding F-box only protein 44 isoform X3 produces MAVGNINELPENILLELFTHVPARQLLLNCRLVCSLWRDLIDLVTLWKRKCLREGFITEDWDQPVADWKIFYFLRSLHRNLLHNPCAEEGFEFWSLDVNGGDEWKVEDLSRDQRKEFPNDQVKKYFVTSYYTCLKSQVVDLKAEGYWEELMDTTRPDIEVKDWFAARPDCGSKYQLCVQLLSSAHAPLGTFQPDPATIQQKSDAKWREVSHTFSNYPPGVRYIWFQHGGVDTHYWAGWYGPRVTNSSITIGPPLP; encoded by the exons ATGGCTGTGGGGAACATCAACGAGCTGCCCGAGAACATCCTGCTGGAGCTGTTCACACACGTGCCCGCCCGCCAGCTGCTGCTGAACTGCCGCCTGGTCTGCAGCCTCTGGCGGGACCTCATCGACCTCGTGACTCTCTGGAAACGCAAGTGCCTGCGAGAGGGCTTCATCACCGAGGACTGGGACCAGCCCGTGGCTGACTGGAAGATCTTCTACTTCTTACGGAGCCTGCACAGGAACCTCCTGCACAACCCGTGCGCTGAAG AGGGGTTCGAGTTCTGGAGCCTGGATGTGAATGGAGGCGATGAGTGGAAGGTGGAGGATCTCTCTCGAGACCAGAGGAAGGAATTCCCCAATGACCAGGTCAAGAAATACTTCGTTACTTCATATTA CACCTGCCTCAAGTCCCAGGTGGTGGACCTCAAGGCCGAAGGGTATTGGGAGGAGCTGATGGATACCACACGGCCGGACATCGAGGTCAAGGACTG GTTCGCAGCCAGGCCAGATTGCGGGTCCAAGTACCAGCTGTGCGTTCAGCTCCTGTCGTCCGCGCACGCGCCTCTGGGGACCTTCCAGCCAGACCCGGCGACCATCCAGCAGAAGAGCGATGCCAAGTGGAGGGAG GTCTCCCACACATTCTCCAACTACCCGCCCGGCGTCCGCTACATCTGGTTTCAGCACGGCGGCGTGGACACTCATTACTGGGCCGGCTGGTACGGCCCGAGGGTCACCAACAGCAGCATCACCATCGGGCCCCCGCTGCCCTGA
- the FBXO44 gene encoding F-box only protein 44 isoform X1, with product MAVGNINELPENILLELFTHVPARQLLLNCRLVCSLWRDLIDLVTLWKRKCLREGFITEDWDQPVADWKIFYFLRSLHRNLLHNPCAEEGFEFWSLDVNGGDEWKVEDLSRDQRKEFPNDQVKKYFVTSYYTCLKSQVVDLKAEGYWEELMDTTRPDIEVKDWFAARPDCGSKYQLCVQLLSSAHAPLGTFQPDPATIQQKSDAKWREAWWCMPATREAETEESLESRRRKFSEPRSHHCTPAWTTRAKLHLKKKEKKKFQKLTDCY from the exons ATGGCTGTGGGGAACATCAACGAGCTGCCCGAGAACATCCTGCTGGAGCTGTTCACACACGTGCCCGCCCGCCAGCTGCTGCTGAACTGCCGCCTGGTCTGCAGCCTCTGGCGGGACCTCATCGACCTCGTGACTCTCTGGAAACGCAAGTGCCTGCGAGAGGGCTTCATCACCGAGGACTGGGACCAGCCCGTGGCTGACTGGAAGATCTTCTACTTCTTACGGAGCCTGCACAGGAACCTCCTGCACAACCCGTGCGCTGAAG AGGGGTTCGAGTTCTGGAGCCTGGATGTGAATGGAGGCGATGAGTGGAAGGTGGAGGATCTCTCTCGAGACCAGAGGAAGGAATTCCCCAATGACCAGGTCAAGAAATACTTCGTTACTTCATATTA CACCTGCCTCAAGTCCCAGGTGGTGGACCTCAAGGCCGAAGGGTATTGGGAGGAGCTGATGGATACCACACGGCCGGACATCGAGGTCAAGGACTG GTTCGCAGCCAGGCCAGATTGCGGGTCCAAGTACCAGCTGTGCGTTCAGCTCCTGTCGTCCGCGCACGCGCCTCTGGGGACCTTCCAGCCAGACCCGGCGACCATCCAGCAGAAGAGCGATGCCAAGTGGAGGGAG gcgtggtggtgcatgccagctactcgggaggctgagacagaagaatcgcttgaatccaggaggcggaagttcagtgagccaagatcacaccattgcactccagcctggacaacaagagcgaaactccatctcaaaaaaaaagaaaaaaaaaaattccaaaagttGACTGACTGTTACTAA
- the FBXO44 gene encoding F-box only protein 44 isoform X5, with product MAVGNINELPENILLELFTHVPARQLLLNCRLVCSLWRDLIDLVTLWKRKCLREGFITEDWDQPVADWKIFYFLRSLHRNLLHNPCAEEGFEFWSLDVNGGDEWKVEDLSRDQRKEFPNDQHLPQVPGGGPQGRRVLGGADGYHTAGHRGQGLVRSQARLRVQVPAVRSAPVVRARASGDLPARPGDHPAEERCQVEGGVVVHASYSGG from the exons ATGGCTGTGGGGAACATCAACGAGCTGCCCGAGAACATCCTGCTGGAGCTGTTCACACACGTGCCCGCCCGCCAGCTGCTGCTGAACTGCCGCCTGGTCTGCAGCCTCTGGCGGGACCTCATCGACCTCGTGACTCTCTGGAAACGCAAGTGCCTGCGAGAGGGCTTCATCACCGAGGACTGGGACCAGCCCGTGGCTGACTGGAAGATCTTCTACTTCTTACGGAGCCTGCACAGGAACCTCCTGCACAACCCGTGCGCTGAAG AGGGGTTCGAGTTCTGGAGCCTGGATGTGAATGGAGGCGATGAGTGGAAGGTGGAGGATCTCTCTCGAGACCAGAGGAAGGAATTCCCCAATGACCAG CACCTGCCTCAAGTCCCAGGTGGTGGACCTCAAGGCCGAAGGGTATTGGGAGGAGCTGATGGATACCACACGGCCGGACATCGAGGTCAAGGACTG GTTCGCAGCCAGGCCAGATTGCGGGTCCAAGTACCAGCTGTGCGTTCAGCTCCTGTCGTCCGCGCACGCGCCTCTGGGGACCTTCCAGCCAGACCCGGCGACCATCCAGCAGAAGAGCGATGCCAAGTGGAGGGAG gcgtggtggtgcatgccagctactcgggaggctga
- the FBXO2 gene encoding F-box only protein 2 has translation MDGDGDPESVGQPEEASPEEQPEEASAEEERPEDHEEEEAAAAAYLDELPEPLLLRVLAALPAAELVQACRLVCLRWKELVDGAPLWLLKCQQEGLVPEGGAEEERDHWQQFYFLSKRRRNLLRNPCGEEDLEGWCDVEHGGDGWRVEELPGDSGVEFTHDENVKKYFASSFEWCRKAQVIDLQAEGYWEELLDTIQPAIVVKDWYSGRSDAGCLYELTVKLLSEHEDVLAEFSSGQVAVPQDSDGGGWLEISHTFTDYGPGVRFVRFEHGGQDSVYWKGWFGARVTNSSVWVEP, from the exons ATGGACGGAGACGGTGACCCAG AGAGCGTGGGCCAGCCCGAGGAGGCAAGCCCGGAGGAGCAGCCGGAGGAGGCAAGCGCTGAGGAGGAGCGGCCAGAGGAccatgaggaggaggaggcggcggccGCCGCGTACCTGGACGAGCTGCCCGAGCCGCTGCTGCTGCGCGTGCTGGCCGCACTGCCGGCCGCCGAGCTGGTGCAGGCCTGCCGCCTGGTGTGCCTGCGCTGGAAGGAGCTGGTGGACGGCGCCCCGCTGTGGCTGCTCAAGTGCCAGCAGGAGGGGCTGGTGCCCGAGGGCGGCGCGGAGGAGGAGCGCGACCACTGGCAGCAGTTCTACTTCCTGAGCAAGCGGCGCCGCAATCTTCTGCGCAACCCGTGTGGGGAAG AGGACTTGGAAGGCTGGTGTGACGTGGAGCATGGTGGGGACGGCTGGAGGGTGGAGGAGCTGCCTGGAGACAGTGGGGTGGAGTTCACCCACGATGAGAACGTCAAGAAGTACTTCGCCTCCTCCTTTGA GTGGTGTCGCAAAGCGCAGGTCATTGACCTGCAGGCTGAGGGCTACTGGGAGGAGCTGCTGGACACGATTCAGCCGGCCATCGTGGTGAAGGACTG GTACTCGGGCCGCAGCGACGCTGGTTGCCTCTACGAGCTCACCGTTAAGCTACTGTCCGAGCACGAGGACGTGCTGGCTGAGTTCAGCAGCGGGCAGGTGGCAGTGCCCCAAGACAGTGACGGCGGGGGCTGGTTGGAG ATCTCCCACACCTTCACCGACTACGGGCCGGGCGTCCGCTTCGTCCGCTTCGAGCACGGGGGGCAGGACTCCGTCTACTGGAAGGGCTGGTTCGGGGCCCGGGTGACCAACAGCAGCGTGTGGGTAGAACCCTGA